actagggacactctgtttgtctatgtatccacacatgtactaagtttccggttaatacaattctacgtgaataataaacatttatcatgatataaggaaatataaataataactttattattgcctctagggcatatttccttcagtttggacGTTGCCACTGGCCCAGGCACGTGGCCCAGGCGGTGCCGCGCACTCCAGTGCGCCTCTGGCCTCCCATCTGGACGGAAAagtggcaacgtgggggaggaggcTGGTTGCGCCATCAGATCTCAACAGGAGTTAAACTCCAGTGGATCCTCTGCGGCTGCTGGACCCGACGTATCCTCCTCCTACAATCTTCTTCAACGGCAAGTTTCCTGTCTAGTTTTGCCTCCTCCTGAACACTCTCACACCAGGTCACAGTGTGGTATTGTTCAACCTAAACTATACAAAGATGGTTGTGTATGTTGGGGTTCGTTTTGTGCCACAGGTGAATCGCAAAGTGTGAGCGAAGCACTTGGTGAACCACGATGGAAGGAGGCCATGGATGAGGAATATGCTGCTCTCATGATGAACAAAACCTGGCATCTAGTTCCACCAGCCAAGGGGAGGAACATTATTGACTGTAAATGGGTTTACAAAGTAAAAAGGAAATATGATGGCACTATTGACAGGTACAAGGCACGTCTAGTAGCCAAAGGTTTCAAGCAAAGATATGGGATTGACTACGAGGACACGTTTAGTCCTGTAGTAAAGGCTGCTACTATTCGAGTAATTCTTTCAGTTGCAGTGTCTAGAAATTGGTGCATTCGACAGCTAGATGTAAAGAACGCGTTCTTGCATGGTGTTCTAGAAGAGGAAGTGTTCGTGAGGCAACCTCCTGGgcatgaaaatttaaaatttccatGTCATGTTTGTAAGCTTGATAAGGCATTGTATGGGCTGAAACAAGCACCTAGGGCTTGGTACTCCCGCCTATCATTGAAGTTACAGTCTCTAGGATTCTCTCCCTCTAAGGGGGACACATCATTGTTCTTTTACCATCATCATGGGAACACTATTTGTATgctcatttatgttgatgatattgttgttACAAGCTCATCATCTAAAGCAGTTGAGGCTCTTCTCAAGGATTTGAGCAAGGAGTTATCCCTTAAGGACTTGGGTAATCTCCATTTTTTCCTCGGGGTTGAGGTAAAGAACGTGCCAAATGGTATTGTGCTATCACAAGGAAAGTATGTGCAAGAAATGCTTCAGAGGATGGTCATGAAAGGCTGCAAACCGTCGTCTACACCCTTATCCACCTTTGAAAAATTGTCTCTTCATGATGGGGAGGTACTTGGAGCAGAGGACGCCGCCAGGTATAGGAGCATTGTAGGAGCTTTACAATATTTGACACTAACTCGGCCAGATATTTCATATTCAGTCAATAAAGTTTGTCAGTTCTTACATGCTCCTACTACTGTACATTGGACTACAGTAAAGAGGATCCTCAGGTATCTGCAAGGAACTAAGGATCATGGACTCAGACTTGGAAAGTAAGATTCGATGCTAGTAAGTGCTTTTTCATATGCAAATTGGACAGGTTGTCCTGATGACAGGAGGTCAATAGGAGGTTTTGCAGTGTTTCTTAGCAGTAACTTGATCTCATGGAGTGCTCGTAAACAACCCACTGTCTCTCGATCAAGTACAAAGGCGGAGTATAAGGCTTTAGCAAACGCAACTTCTTAAGTTATTTGGGTTCAGAACTTGTTGACGGAATTGGGTGTTCATCATCCAAAGGCAGCCTTGCTTTGGTGCAATAATCTTGGTGCTACATATGTGTCTGCTAATCCTATTTTTCATGCCAGGACAAAGCATATCGAGATTGACTATATTTTGTCCGTGAACGGGTGGCCAACAAATTGTTGAATATCAGGTTTATCCCTACTGGTGATCAGGTGGCAGATGGTTTTACTAAGCCACTCACTCTGCGGCAGTTAGAAGCTTTCAGGCACAATCTCAACTTAGACAGTTGTGATTGAGGAGGAGTGTTAAACAATGTATTCTATGGTATTGTATAAACCGTATAGTTAGCCGTATAGGAGTGGTGGCTTGAGTTGTTAGGTTGTTGTGATTGCTTCCTTGGAGATCAATCCAAACCTAGCGGCATGTATATCTCCTGTAACCAAGCGGACTTGTGCCCTATATTAACACGCAGCGCGTCCCTGCTCAATGCATACGCTTAACCTAGTTTTCACATTGCCAACCCCGGATGGTCACTTGGTGAAAGGAAAATTATTTGTAGGTCAAGCTCACCAAAAGAATGTTGTTATGGGGATGTCTTCACAAGGAGGGAAAAAAAGATCTAACCAAATCTATTGCAAAGTCGGTCCCTACCTATCTAATGAGCGTGTTTAAACTCCTCTTGGGGTTCTGTGATGACCTTAATCAAATGATCGGCAATTATTGGTGAGCTTCTGAGAAAGGGGAGAGGAAAGCACAGTGGAAGGCGTGGGATGCACTACAAGCTCAGTTAGCTACGTTGCCCTAGCCCTTCAGTGGAGTAATTTCCCATTTCTGATGGAGACAGATTGTTTGGAGGCATTTAATCTTCTAAAGGCTAGCTACACTGATAGATCAAGATACACTTTCATGGTGGATGAAATAAAAGTGGAACTAAATACTCGTGCCACTCATGTAAGCCATTTGTTAACGAACTTCGCTACTACCTCTGCCCGGGTTTATTAGAcccctcttattttgggctaaagttTGATGATAAAATTAACTAATAAAATGTAAGTTATATGTCACAAAATTTATCCTATGGGAAAGCTCTTTCAAATACGAACTCAACAATATACTTTTTGTATCATATAATTTATAATTTGTTAGTTTTATAGATGGTCAAAAATTTACCCAAAATACAAGGGggtccaataaacccggacagagataGATGTCAGAAACACGCTATGGTTTGGACCAGATGTGGTCGTAAATCGCTGTAACGAGGAATGCAACCCTGATATTTGAGTAATACAAAGTATTTTCCCGCAAAAGAATAAGACTCTCGGATGGACTCGAAGTGCGGCATTAATTAGTTACAAGGTCATGAGCTCTCTGCTTTGGAATTTCACATGAAACAGTTCAATTTCTGCATGATTTGGAGACAATTCCAGTGCTCCAACCACTGTTTCCGGTGAATGCCACATTCGATAAATACTGAGTATGATCACTAGCTAAGCAGGTGTGAGTATTTACAATATATACGAGACAATTCCGCCAGAATGGGAGAAATGGACTTGCGTCCTACTTATAGCTTGTCACGTAAAATCAGGAGTTGGTCAGTGTGCACCACGCGAAAGGGCGTGTTCCATCCTCATGCCCATGCTCATGGGACGAAGCAGAAGAACAGCTACCGCTGTGACTCGACGTCGCCTCCTTCCCTGTTCTCATTCTGTTGGTGTTGGCCCTCGGGGCCAGCCTCAGGAGATGCCGCCGTTGAGCCGCCCAGCTCGGACTTGCAGAGAGGGCACAGCGCGTTGATCTTGAGCCACTTGTCGATGCATTCCATGTGAAAGACGTGCCCGCAGGGAAGCTCTCGCAGATCTTCGTTGTTCGAGAACCTTGACAAACAGATGCAGCAAACCTGAAAGAGCCCAGAGGTTCCCAGATGTCAGCTAATCGCGCAACGCGGCACAAATGTGTATGCATGAGCACAAGTTTCCACACTTGATAAGTGTAAAATGGAAAACGGGTGGGAAACTCACGGCGTCTTCCGCGGAGATAGTCCGCTCCTTGTCAGTTCCAGATGCCAGaacgccaccattgtcttcccccaCATCTCCTCCGTCGCGGATCCTCATCGACTTGTACTTGTACGCCACCAGCGTGTTGATTACTTCTGCGGTAGCGCCTTTGTTCATATCCAGATCCTCGTGGAAGCCTACCATGGAGATTATGCAGGGCAGGCAGCAGCATATCATCGTGCACAGGATGAAAGGCAGTGCATAGCCGATGAAGCCGAATGCAAGGAACACTATACACAGCCTGGAAAATGGTTACAAACAAATAAGCAAGGTACATCCGAGGTGAAAGGAACGTGTCATGCAGAGCACCTAGCAACACACACCTGTACAAGTTAGGAGCGTCATGGACGGAAGAGCGGCCACCGAATATCCACACATTCCCCACAACAAACCACACGGCAAAGAAACAATCCAAGGCCAACTTCAAGCACGCAACCAATGCGTAGACCCTACAAGTAAAAAAATAAATCTTGTTACTTCGTAACTTTAAACATCAGGAAGAATTCAAAACGTTGCATCTCATCCAGGGGGCAGAGTAAAATGatctaatgtactccctccgtcccaaataagtgtctcaacgttgtactaactctagtacaaagttgtattaagcttgagacacttattttggaatggagggagtattgagCAATCCTGAAAGACCTAATGTTTACTCTCATTATTAGTTATGCAGAAGCAGCCAAATCGTGATAGCTAAACTGCTTCTGCAGGTGGTTCAGTCGAAGAGAATGTTCTTTTTTTCACAGGGGAAGAAAATGTTACCTTGGACTTGCAATCGGGAAATTGTTTCTTGGGACTCCAGTGTTGTTATCTTCATTTACAGCTTCTGATGCATGAGCAGATGAAATTGCTGCAAAAGAATCAGACTCGGATATGTTCCTTTGAGATGAACCCTGGGCTGATGGTTCTTGCTCGATGTTCTGGCAATTGCGATGGAGATAGCGCCAATAAAGATGTGGAATAGTAGCAACACAACCTATTATATAGCCAACAACCCACTCAAATAGTGGAGCGCGTGGATGCTCATTCCTTGATACCGACAGGACAGTAGCAGCTGCTATAATCTGACTAACATTTACAATAAGCTCGATTGAGATCCATAAGCCAGAATTCAAAGGATTCTGCTGACGATTGACTTGATCCCTTCTCACGAAAGATGCGCTTCGAAAGTCAGGCATACCGGCTGTGCCAGAACTTTCTGGGACAGGAGGAACTTCATTTGAAGGACCTCTGTTGTGGTTCAACTCATCCAAGTGATTATGATTGTCCGGACGGGATGTTGACGGCGACATCAGATCATTCCTTGGTATGTCGATTGTGTGATCATGACGAGTGACATTTCCAGGGTGATCCATCAGTAAAGGATGCTAATCTGCTGCACGTTCACACTGCGATTCAACAGGAGCGGCTGTAGACTGGAAACCAACCCAGCACCTTAGCTTGACATTTTCCTTGGTATGCAGCAGTTTCCGACAGAATGCTCTATATCTTTCTCACACACTTTGAACCGATGTGTTTCCCCCCTACACCACCTTCAGGTGACTTTTAGTGTACCTGAAGGAAAGGAAAGTTAATTGGAAACTTCAGTTCACTGCAAATCTCTGTCACAAAATTATGAAAGCCTTTGTATAAGGTAAGACATCATATATCAATAGACACGATTGCACTTGAAGGAAAGACCATAGCCTGACTTTATGAAAGATTACAATGATCATATTTAGTGTGTAAGGTAAGCCTCATTTACCATCCCCAATTCCAATGTAATGTTGCAAATTTTGGCATTATAGAATCAACCTTTTCATCAACAGTTTTCCGCAATCCTACAGCTTGACCACAAACCAATTATGCAAGGAAGAGAAAAGGATCAATCTACATTCCGAAGGCACGCCAGAAGTCGATGTTTTTTCCCAGTGGCATGCAACGAGTAGGAACTTAGGAACGATAGGATTAGTGGATCCAATGTAACATCTACCAACCCTAGAAACAAAGATCAATTGTGGCAGACCAAGATACTAGTTCAAACGCCACGTCGACACATTTAGCTCAAATTACAatgaaaacggaggaaacaaaaaaGAATGCTGCAATAATGCCCCTCCTAATCATCAATGCTCACCATTCCCCCAAATCACCTGGCCGTCTGATACGCAtggagagcagcagaaacaggGAAACCAAATCCAACGGGCATTACTCATAAAAGCAGCATCCATCTCAACCCAACAATGTGGCTATGCGAATTCAATATTCCACATAAACACAACCACAAGATCAAATCCAGTGGCTCACAACAATTCAATCAGACCAGCAAACCCTGAACGCGAATCAGCAAACCCAGAGGCAAACAGAACCACACCCAATTCCGACAATCGGGGCAATGCGGTCTTTGTATGAGGCAAGAcgtctttttttttcgaaaagagGTAAGGCATCATATATCGTTCCACAGGACTACACCTGACTTTATAAAACATCGCGAAGAATGAGGGCATTTGTGCAAGGTAAGCATCGGTCACCATCCAAAGTTCCAATtctttttgtctaaaaatttggcaTCACAGAATGTTTCATCAAATGAAAAAAAAAAACATACAATCCTAGAACTTGACCACAGACCAATCATGGAAAACAGGCTAATCAGAATTCCAAAGGTAAACTGCAAGTTAACACACAATCTTTTTTTCCAAGTGGTGTGCATTGGATTAGCGGACCCAATGTGGAAAATACACCTACCAGCACCAGAAACAAAGACCAATTCCGGCAGGCCCCAAACACTAGTTCAAACGGCGCCACAAAATACTAGCTCAACGGAAGGAAACAAGAGCAACGCTCCTCCTAATCGTCAACACCATCAAATCACCGGGActggttcaaaaaaaaaaaatgcaTGTGGAGAACGGCAGCTACAGGGAAACCAAATCCAACGGGCATGTTACTCACGCCGTCTCAACCCAGCTACGTACGTACGTGGCTACGAGAATCCGATACCCAGCACGAACACGCCGACAGGAGTAGCCCGGCAGCTCGCAGCCGATTTCAATCGAGCCGGCGAACCTTGCGGCGACCGGCGCCTCCCCCCGACCCGATCCCGGAGCAAGGAAGGGAAGGGACGCACGTACCGGGCAGGGCGGGGGAAGGGGCGGGGCGTGGGCCGAAGCTTGGAGCTATAGGCCTCGTCCTCCtctggtcgtcgtcgtcgtcgcggcgCTCCTGGCGGAAAATTCTATTCTCTCTCCTCCATTTTTGTCTGCTCCGTCGGTGCTTTGCCTTATGTAGGTCAGCGGTCAGGGACGAACAGGTCAA
The Triticum dicoccoides isolate Atlit2015 ecotype Zavitan chromosome 3A, WEW_v2.0, whole genome shotgun sequence genome window above contains:
- the LOC119267320 gene encoding E3 ubiquitin-protein ligase At1g12760-like encodes the protein MDHPGNVTRHDHTIDIPRNDLMSPSTSRPDNHNHLDELNHNRGPSNEVPPVPESSGTAGMPDFRSASFVRRDQVNRQQNPLNSGLWISIELIVNVSQIIAAATVLSVSRNEHPRAPLFEWVVGYIIGCVATIPHLYWRYLHRNCQNIEQEPSAQGSSQRNISESDSFAAISSAHASEAVNEDNNTGVPRNNFPIASPRVYALVACLKLALDCFFAVWFVVGNVWIFGGRSSVHDAPNLYRLCIVFLAFGFIGYALPFILCTMICCCLPCIISMVGFHEDLDMNKGATAEVINTLVAYKYKSMRIRDGGDVGEDNGGVLASGTDKERTISAEDAVCCICLSRFSNNEDLRELPCGHVFHMECIDKWLKINALCPLCKSELGGSTAASPEAGPEGQHQQNENREGGDVESQR